AAACCACCGTACTGGGTTggtatttgtttttactttcgaATTTTCACGCGTATATCGTTTTTAAAGATTGTTTTGTTCCTCTAGCCAATTATGGATATCCCAGTGCGGTGTAGGAGAAAACGAAAGATTCTGACaaaggaaagcaacaaaactagAGCACAGAAAACGAACGCCCGCGATGCAAGTGTGTGGACAAAGAAGACAAGAGACGGTTTGTCTCGatatttcacaaaaatatGGATATTTTACCAAAGACCAAAGCCACAGGAAGAAaacgggtttttttaaatcctctGCAAGTCAAAGTCTCTCAAAATacgtgaaaaacaaacatgattAACAGCAATCATTAAGTAATAAAACTTCGCTGCAAAACATGCGATCTTTCACGAAAATAAATGCCATCTGATCACTTAGCTGTAGATTCATTCCAGTCCCAATTATCATGGTGATCGTGTAATTGCAAAGAAATGATCGCCTCATGaccgttttgctgttgtgttaCAGTCTCCCCTGGGGGGGAGCAGTAGTGATCATTGTTATCACACTGTGTTAAAAGTGACATTAATTTTGATCATGCAACAAGTGTTGCAATCCTTCTTCGCCATCATTACATCGCTTACTAGTGGTGCGTTCGCTTTGTTTCTATCTTTGTTCGTACTAACCCTGGCATCCTCCCATTCGTATTCGTCCTTCTTCCACTGTACAATCTAGTAAAAATACGTTTTCAGTCTTTAACCATCgcaatgtaattttttttaagtattgcTAGATTACTCTATGTTTGCACCCTGTCCTGCGTCGTACCATTTAATGTACGCACGGTACGTTGGtatggttgtgttgtgtgtaatGAAGAGTGCTGAAAGGAGAGAATGATTTTTAGTAACGCCATCCTCACCGTACAGGACGCTTGGTTGTTATGGTCACAGCGTGTTTCTAATCCTAGCATTACATCACTAGCACATTATGTTACGCTTCTTCACTATCTCTGCATTCCACTCGGGGAAGAAAGGGTATATATGTGTATGCAGCACCCCTGCAAGGCCACCGTGACCCAAAACGTTTTGCTCCATCGTGTAAtcgattcccttttttctctatATACTACGCAGTACTACTTTTTGAGATCAACGGATTtgtgaaataattttgtaaaacGACTCATCCTAACATCCCACCTTAAGCGCAcgaaatagttttgtttttctgtgcttttcttcactttcgttatttttaaatttccttatcgtcaaaacaaatatatgcaaaaggaaaaaaagcacttCCTAACCTTTTTGTACACCTTTTGCTGCTTGTGCTTGTATGCTGGCTGTGTATTGCTAGTTATTCCAAACCGAAATATATTCAATACGAAAATTGTTTGACTGTTTTTGCTTACTCACATTCACGTCCTGCATCGTATGCCCGCTTCACTTCTTTTACCACATTACTTTCCTCATTCTTACACTAAACGTAGCCAAATCTAATAGATAGCGCGCGCCAAGAGTAAACCATCGATCGAGGAAACTTAGGGGGGGAGAAAACACATGTACAAAACGCTGACAATTATCTAGCTGTTCTTAAACTAAAATCTATATTCACAATGCTAAAAATACCTAAACGGAGCGGTGAGAAAATTGAGTTAAAATTATAACTACATACATTTATCCTTTCACAACACACACCGTCGTCCAGAAATCATTCCATGGCGAATATTGATGGACCTTTTATGCTACGTGCACGTCCTATGtacgtgtttgtttgttttttctccagtGTGTGATTAGTGTGTGAATAGGTGGTGTTTGGTGGGGAATTTATTAATCCTTTCTCTTCTCGGTGATCAGTCACACAAATAGGCGCACATAATCCGCACGTGGGAGAGACAGTTGCGTTTTATATGCTAGGCGTTTTGGCGCTTTTAATTCACTTTAAGACGTACTTATAATTCTGGTTATACTTATTTGCAATTGCTCTTGTTATGGATTGTATCGTTAGGTGTGGCGGGTGTGCgaagtttcaattttctttttctcctttaCGTGCGCAGCCCTACCTTCAGTGGAAGGACAAAGAATGCACGATTCAAACAGCTTTCTCAAACGATAAAGCGTCCTACCTTAGCGCTTAACTATGGTACGACGTTGATTTCGTTCTCCTGTTACCCTATGAGATGTTTCTTGTTCCATTCCAACAGCCTGCTTCTTCGAGGCCAACATCCGGATGCGTCCTTCTCTGACTGATTGTAGTGGTGGTGCTGGTATCGCTTTATCACGGTCGGTTATTGTAGTGATCACTCGAGTCTTGCGCTTCTGATTGTGCGTCCTCGTATTCACACCCTGTGCTGACGTTGACGGTCAGGATGATTTGGACGACTTCGTGACcccggatgatgatgatgatgatgacgttgCGGAGGAGGATACCGACGAGGATGTGAAAGATATCGTCGAAGAAGAACTTGAGGAGGACAGTTGCATTGCACCGCAGCTTCCCTCGCGGCTGCTGCTACCACAGGATGACGCGacagtgttgttgttgctagcaACGCTACTCGTCCCGCCGGATAGTGACGTTAGAGAGGTTGAAAAGATCGACGAAAACCCGCTGGACGTAATCGACTGTGACGAACAGCAACCGTTCGAATCAGTCGCGGAGGGTTTAGCCCGCTTGCGCTGCTGCTTTGGCGCGCTGCGACAGTTGAACCGAGCGGTCTGATTGGagaagctgttgctgttgttgctccagctgcagctgttgctgttgctgctgatgctgctaaGATTGGAGCTGCTGCCACTACCGCTCGCGGCAATTCGCTGCTCAAACTCATGCTCGTGCAGTGCGGCAAATGGATTCACAATGGCAGTTGCCGTTGGATTGAGCCGATCTTGCTTCAAATAGTCGGACAGATCGTTTCGCTGCTCGATCGTGAGACTGTGAATGCTTACCTGCTTCACAAACTTCCCACCCACCGTAAGCTCCGGTAACCATTCGTCCGGCAGGCTGGAAAGTAGAATAAAGTAACATGTGAACGATTGTTCGGAGTGGAGTTTGCGACGCTTGTTTCTTGACTTACATTTCTGCAGGATACCATCGGACGAGTACTTCCGTTCCTGCTTTTGGTATGTGCCGACGACCAAGCTGTATCCCACGGAACGTTATTGCGCCGCCCTGTCCGCTCGCGATCGCACCAAGCCGTATCAAACGGTGCTGCAAACCTTCCATCACGCCAGAGTCGAAGAAATCAAAGCGACGTGCTGCACGGTATTTACGAAagcggaaaataaaaacatgttaCGATTAGGTGCTATTGTACGGTCACATTTACAAGCTAAAACTATACTAAATTACACATATAAATATTAACTTATATATCGTAAAGAATGTTCAAcgcaaaaatgtgttaaatgtcatttttgtttttttttataattgcaCTTTGCTTGCGTTTTTGCGTGTGTAAGATGCACTGGTTGGCTCTCGTTTCCTATCGAAAGTCCTTTTTGGCGGTCAGCATCAAAAACCTTTGATCACATGAAACTCTGGAATTGCACGCAGTTATTGGCACTGGTGCTGTTGCTTCCATCGCTCAGTGTGTTTCTGCGGGCTTTGAGCTACTGCCATGAGGACATCTTGTGATGCCATGAGGACATCTTGTGATGCGGGTTACAGGAAAATCTGTGAAACATAAGCAAACCTCCTTCCAAAGGGAGCCTCCAAGTGGAACTCGAATATTTCGCCTAACACCTTTTTACTGTCTAATGTGAACAAGTCAGACGAACGATCATGTTTAAATTCGAACAATCGGTTGTTTTTAAGTCAGCTATTATTACAAGCAACTGACAGAGAAACCGGCATAGTTGGGTATTTTCTAAGAACTATATGCTATTAAGAAAAGTGGCACAAGAACAAATGCAGTAAAAGAATGTAGCATTCTTCGACAAAACAGCTATGTGCAAGAAAGCATAGAATTGAACTAACAAATCGAAAAGGTATTAACAATACATCCTGCACCACATATTGAAGTGCAAGAGAATTTAAATATAACCACAACAGTTATAAAGAGAATAATTAATATTGTGGAAAACTATTCCAGTTAATGGTTTAAATGTTAGCAAATCAATTGAAAAGCTTTCACACACGGGAAACTTCGAGTTAAAACAAATACGCCGCACATTGCTAGTTATTCAAAATCGaacacaaacaatttttttattccacatttttgaatatttctatAGCGAAAACATGAAAGAAGTCcaatgaaaagttttttaaaggTAATATCTGAATGCAAAATTTGTTAGAGTGATCAAATTCAAGGTGTCCGATTTTGCATACCCAGCACAATATGTACAGTAATCCAAACGCCCAATTGAACACGATcgggtagaaaaaaaaactataaatcaCCAATTAATATCCCATACCAATAGGAAGCCAGGATAGACAACGGATAGTTTTAATTCGTCTACGGGTGCGACGTGAACGTTTGGTTGCCATTTTCTGCTTCAAACACGATATTGATCCAATAGCACACAAAACCCCGGGTCGTACAACCGATACCGATCAGCGCTGACACTTGCACAAGACTAAGCAGCGTATGATAAGAAGAGCACGTTTCGGCTCAGTAGCTGTACAGTGCAGACATTATGGGAAAGATAAGCCAAAAATTTCATACGAAATCCAGCTGATGGGAACAAAAGAAGCTTCGGGTCAAATGCTTCAATAGCTCAACACAAGACAAAAGGCTTGTTGTATCACAAATTCTCGACTTTCTCTTCCATTTATCCTTCTTTGTAATATTGAGTTCTGTTTACAAAATATATCTATTTGAAGTTCGATTACCTTCGAAACGTTCCTATCGATCGAGTAGACAAAACCGAGTCCAATTATATGCGTTGTCCAATTGGACATTTTCGTTACTGTACATTCGGTTATCATGCATAACCTTAAAGCAAAGATGCAGTATTTATAACATTTACACCGAGTGCCAAGTATGTGAACGAAATAGCACATGcctttacaaaaaacaaaaaaaaaacactacctACACCGAACGCAAATTATTATCCTCATGAACATGATCGCTCCGGTAACTGTCACGGTTAATTAGTTTCTCTTTTCGTTTAGGCTAGCAAAGATGTCACTACCCTTCTATTACAATGTCATCTCCGATGCCGTGTACGCACTACACACCGATCTTCCTCGGGACGTAAATGACAACGCGTATGTTACACACGATCGTTGTTCGATCGTTGGAAACACCTACCTGACCATGGTTGCCGGCGGTAGCGCAGCTTTTTGCCCGTCTTCCTGAGCACCTTTGGAACGGGCGGATCGGACGATCGCTTGCCAGAACTGTTGCTGTCCACGTTCGCGAAGTGACTGTTGACGTGTTTTAGCAGCATAGGCTGTGTGAAGAAAGGGGTGGAATGAGTGCAATAAAAGGGAAATTCCGGTTTAACAGAAGCCATCATAGTAAATCCGTCGACGTATAATATTTACCTGCGAGGCGAAACGCATTCCGCACCCTTCCACGATACACTTGTGCAGTTTGCTGCAGGCATGCGACAGGACGTGCTTTTCAAGCCAGTTAAACTTGGTACACTCCTTGTTGTGTACCTTGCAACCATCCCACAGGCACGCATACGGTGGATCCTTCTGCGTGTTAATGTGCGCTAGTTGCAGATGTTCGAGCAGCTGCGAGCTACTATCAAACTTGCTCTCGCAGTCCCGCCAATAGCATACACCGTACAGCCGTCCATCGCCCGACCGGCGGAACCCTTTGCGACCGAAATTGTGATGCGGTGCCGTACCGGACGGTGCCGGAAAGCGGATCGTTTTCGGTTGCGAAAGGATGGGACTCTTCGCGCAGGTTGCATCCGGTGCGAATGGGCTCATCAGGACCATCTCCGTATCGATACTCGGGGGCGACAGATGGGACTGATCGGACGAGGGTGAAGAGTTCGTTGTGCGAGAATCGAGCGACGATTGGACCTGTCGCTTCTTTTCCAACTCCTGTCCCGGTTCCTGGTGCGTTCCTGGTGGTACTATGCCGTCGGAAGAGCTAGTGCTTTGAGGCGTTGAAGCGGCACTATAATCTTCCTGCAGATCCGCTGCAGATGAGGATGAAGACATGGCCTCTTGCGGCGATTGTTGCTGTTCCTCTGCCAACGGTTTCACCGTGGACGTGCATGTGTCCTCGTCGTCCTCCTGCTTTATTGGTGGCTGGTccggctgctgttgctgttcacGCTTTTGCCGAATAATCTCCAGAACGGTGGAGTTGGTGGCGTGGTTGTGGGGTTGTTGATGCTTGCTTTGGAGTGCAGCCTCAGCCTCGGCAGCCGCTACTGCCACATCGGACAGTAGGCGAAGCGGTGGTGGGAACGGGGACACCGCAACGGAAGCAACCGTTGCAGGTGTACTCGTTGCCGGTACCGCATGATCGACGATCAACTGATCCTCGAATTCTTCCGAAGATGAGGTAGAGAGCGGTGACGATCGCGAAGACGTCGTTGTCCGTGTGTCATCCTTGTTGCTACCAACACTGCCTGCCAcatgacgacgatgatgcaGATGACGCCTTTGCTGATGCTGGTGAAGGTGATTGTGATGATGCTCGTGTATATGATGATGAACCTgatcctcttcctcctcttcgtcCCCTTCCTCGCCCTTCTTGGCCGAGGACGTATCGGAAGGTGATCCGGGTGAGCAGAGATCGATTGTAAGCGACTTGTCCTCACTGTCACTGGAGTTGGCAACGATGCCACTGTCGTTACTGCTGCCACAATCCAGCGTGAGCGGGTTGAGGGCAGGCGGTGAACTGGGTGCAACGGCAGGTATAACCACTGACGGCGTCTGCGTGGAACCGATACTACGTGACGTAAGCGTTGACGAGCGTACCAGCTTCGGAAGTGGAGCGGTCGACGCTAGAGACGATGCCACCGCCGTCGGTGGTTGCTTCGGAAGCTGCACCGGAACCAATCCGGGAGGTTCACCACCAACGGGTGGTTTTTGTGTACCGGCGGGAGCGGCAACCGTCAACAGTGCCGTCGAGGGTGCGACCGATGACGTGGAAACGGTCGATGAGACACCGTTCAGCATCGCATTCATGATCGGTTTGCCGGTGGTAGTAAAGGTGGGCACGGTGGCCACGAGCGGTGGTGGAGAGAGCGATTGGACGGCCGACGATACAATcgcttgctgttgttgggcgAGATGTTGTTGCATGGACGTGGCGATACCGAGGGCCGATGCGTTCATGCCCGCGGTTGTCGCTGCGTAAAGCGTTGTTCCAGTGCCGTAGTGTGCTGCAGCGGAGATCGGCACAAACTGAGTCGCTGCTGCGGATGTTGCTGCCTGTCCGAGTGTAAGCTTGTTCGCACTCACACCAGTGCCGTTGTTGGCGGACGAGGCGAATGCAGCTGCCGCTACCTGCAGGTTCGAAAGGATCGCAGGCGAAATGTTTGCCAGCAGtgaatgatgatggtgatggtgatggtgctgaggttgctgttgctgtgcggTACCAGTAGCGCTACCGGTCAAGGCAGCCGGTCCACCATTGCTCTGTTGGATGATAGCTGTGATATTTGGTAACTGTCCGGTGGTGGTGCCACTGTTGCCACCATTACCCGCGCCCTGTGATGAAGGTGGCATGGGCGGTGGCTGCAGTGGATGCAGGGCGGGAATGTTGGCTGACGCCGGTGTGAATGCTGCACTCAGCTGCGAATTGATCATCGCCGGGATGGCGGCTGCATTCACAAAAATCCCTCCACTTGGGGTCATGAtcagctgttgttgctgttgctgcgggtgctgctgctgttgctgttgcgcaGCGAAAGGATTGAGTGCCGCTGGGTACAGTGTGGGTGCACCGTTCTGGGGCTGGTAAGCCGACGGTCGACCGGCCGCTGGTTGACAAGAGTACGGCACAACGGTGGTCGTCGGTTTGGAAGCGAACATACCGCTAAAGTTCATGTTCATTGCCGACGCTTCCATTGTGAagctttgctgctgttgcgtaGCATTTGCTACCGAACAAGCGGCCGCGGCCATcaactgttgttgctgctgttgggcgGCTTGATGAGCGGCGGCTGCTGCcgcttgctgttgctgctgttgctgtattTGATGGATTTTAATGAAGGTGGCATTCATGACGAGCTGCGGAGTGGGACCACCGGCCGGACCAGCGCCATTAGGTGCACCGCTGCGAATCAACCCAGCCGCTGCACCGTTGTTGATGCCGTTCGCATTGACTAGCAGGTTGGCGGCTGTTGCCGTCGGTGTACCGGCACCAAGCGCGAATGCTGCTGCAGCGGCTGCAGAAACGGCCGCTGAAgcggtttgctgctgttgctgatgctgctgctgctgcatggcCGCTGCACTAGCAGCCGTTGCAAGCGTCAACGATGCACCACCAGTTAGTTTGGCTTGCTGTTGGGCAGCCGCGAGTGGAAGCAGGTTCGAGATCTGCACCAGATTCGGTATCTGTCCGGGTGCGGCGCCTCCACCCGAcagctgatggtgatgatggtggaacTGGAAAACGGCCGCCGTCGGTGCGATCGTCGTGGTGGCAGCTGTACTGACCGCCGTCCCAAGCTTAGAGCCGGACATTGATTTTGTCGTTGTGGCGCTAGTGGGCGTGGGTTGTGGCTGGGGAATAATCGATTTATACTGTGGTACTACAGCCGCCGCACCTGTCTGCGTTACAGCGGTCGGCTGTTGTGGTTGTGAAACGGTAACATTAGGAAGTGGCAACGATTGTGCATGTTGCTGAGCCACCGGACCCGGTAGCCGTATCGTAGTGAGAAGCACCGGCGGTGACGGTTGCCCTTTGCCCATCAACATCGGATGCTGCTCAGTCTTCTGCGTGGTAGTTGTCGTTGTTGTcgcctgatgatgatgatggtgcacgCTGGCagtggtggtgttgttgttgttgttgctgctgctgatcgcTCCGCTTGCTGGAGCCGCAACGATCGTATGCTGATACACCGCAGTCGTACTGCTGACGGTGGTCGTACGCGGTGCAATATTGATCGGTTTCTTCGTCTGCCCAGCAACGCCAGTACTACCGCCAACGCCTAGACCTCCCTGCACGGTATGGCTGATCTTGCGCGTAGCAGACACGGTCGGAGCGATGCGAGCCGTTTTACGTTCTACCTTTTTCGAGATGATTCCATTGCTGGTGGTTGTACTGGAGGATGCCGCAGATGTACCGGGGACGGCAGTATTGGTGGCCGCTGTAACGGCTGCCTCGGATGCAGCGAGCGTAGCTACAGCAACCGCTTCCAAAGCCGTCGTCGTCAGCGTTGTTCCACCGAGCGTTTGCTGGTTGAACAGTTTCAAATATTTCTCCACATCGGCTTCCGAGAATGGGGCCGGATTCGATGTAGTACTAACCCCGGTGAATACACCCCCAGCAGTCGCTTTCGTGGAGGTTGTCAGTTCCGGATAGCTGCCTTCTGTTGAACCATCGACAAGCAGCTTCCGCTTTTGCTGGTGCAGCGCAGACGCACGTCCTGCTACGGTTTTGATggttttctttaaattgtgAAACGTGTTCGGGGGTTTCAGCTGCGATTTAAAGTACCCGGTAATTTTGTTCGCCTTAGCCAGTTCCGTTGGAATGGCGGAGGCGACCGCGGCGGCGGTCAGTATGGTGGCGGTAGTGCTGGGTGTCGTCGTTGGCAATGGTACGCTACCACCGGACTTCAGTACTATCGACGGTTGGTTGTTGGCGCTGGCCACGCTTACcgtactactactgctgctgctgctgctagccGCCACGATCGCCATTTGGGTCAACTTTTTCTGGGTAGTACTGTTTACGGCGACCAATGCCGGCGGCCCGTTTGTGTTCGTTCCGACCGACTTGCATACGATCTTGGCACCATCCTGATTCGGGCGGGCACGTTTGGCAGAGGCGGCAATGTGATTGCCGCCTGTACTATTGCTGTTGCTATTGCTTTTTCCAGTTCCGTCCGTTTGAACACCGTTGGTGGTGGTAGGTGGTTGTGGCTGTGGGGGTGCGGTGGCCGCTGTCGATGCGGTCGCTGATGCCGACGTTGGCTGCAGGCGCTTCAGCTTGTTCGAAGGACTCACGGCCAGACTGGCCGAAGTGCCAGCACCCGAAGCTACTCGTAGCAGTGCGACGGCGGCTGCGgcagtgttgttgttggtagTGGTAGTGGCGGTGAAATTGCTGCCAGTCTGCGACGTCGCGGTCGATCCAAAGGCAGTGATGTTAGTGGTGTTAGTTTGCGGATCTGACGCTGATACCGACACACCAACCATCGGCTGAGCGGTAGCACTACCGGCAGCATTACCGTTACCGTTACTGCCAGCGTTACTAGGGTTACTATTACTACTTATACTAATACTATTGCCGGCTGTCGTAGTGCCTGCAATGGTAGCGGGATTAGTCGTACTGGTGGTCACAGCGTTCGTCGCTGTTCCACCGGTACCGCCCGTGTTGACAGTGTTGTATGGCCACTGGCGCCGCTGAAACGGTTGCTTAATCGTAATGCCCCCTACACCACCGGCAGTTTGCGTGTGGGGTGCCATGCTCGGTCAAATAGACCTTGTACTCGGTCCGTCTCGTGCCGACGAGAACGTGTAGCGCCGAACCGTGCGAGTGCCTGTGTTCCTTTTTGCGTCCTCGTCTTCTTCGTCTGCGTCGATTCTCCTGCGATCTATGGCTTCCGTCTGCTGGCTGCTGcattgggttcgagcaaataTCGGTCGCTGAAACGGCTATCGGTGCAGTGATCGAGCTAGCAGCACGGTGCAGGCGACATCCATCCCTCTACTACGCTGTTCACGTTTCTTTCTTCCTGCACTCTCCCACCTCTTCCACGATCGCCACGTCGACGTtgagtttgttgttgttgttgttgttgttgctgctgctgctgctgatgctgccgTACCGATCGTTTCTGCTGATGCATGTTTCGTTTTCGCTACTGACCACCAGACGTCGACACCATCGTTGTTCTTTTCCAAATTCTCTAGACGTTTCGTTGCCACCAACTAAAACGAATCCAAAAATGAACGTAATGTTAGCTAGTTGTTTATTGAGTTATAActttaaatacatttaattagttattGAAATAGTTTTCAACCCCTGCGGAAAGAGAGCAAGATCGACGCGCACAAAAACATGAACCGGTAGGGTGGcgtgcgcaaaaaaaaaaatccggttTGCAGAGATTCATCTTCAAACGAATCCCTCGTCCATTCATTTCCAGTTTCTTATGCTATGCTATACACACCCCCTGTTCGGAACTCCCTTCCACATATCAGGAACGACGGGGCAGGAGAGGATTCATTTTTGGTCGTTCAATGACCTTTTTGGTGATacagtttttgttgctgttgttgttattattgctGCTTCTCTGCTATTCCTGATTTGTAACGAATGCGATTTCGTCCTTCGTCTCCGGGGTCACCCACCAAGTTTCTTTCACATACTGTAATGTGGCATATGCATGTGCAACGCTTTACGTTGGTGAGACTGATCGATCCAACTGACCGACAAACCGACCCCAATGGCTCTGccacacagcaaaacaacgAGAGTGCCGTGCTCTTGCAGCAACTATCTCGTTGATCCCAACCGGAATATCGAAGGAGACTGTCAAGGGAATGAAGAAACTGGTTTCTTGCTCACACTTTTAATGGACCAAGTTCGCGGCCACAATACTACCAACCCAGAGGAAATCAATTTCGCTTTTATTCCTTCCAGCCTACAGGCTCCAACGGCTTGTAATGGGTGTTACTGTGTTCGATCTCcggtttatcctttttttttgttcaaaacttgTGAGAAGAATCTTGTGGTTGTTCAAAGAAGAGGCAATTTAGCATCTCACGTCTTCCGGCTTCTTAAAGCTCAGTGTGATGAAAGTCAGAATCATCAGAATGATGGATGATCGGTACGGAAATATTTGGTCGCTTCCCTGGAAGAACTGTTGTTAGACGTTTGGCGTGAAACCCTTG
The DNA window shown above is from Anopheles funestus chromosome 3RL, idAnoFuneDA-416_04, whole genome shotgun sequence and carries:
- the LOC125767524 gene encoding zinc finger protein jing homolog, which produces MAPHTQTAGGVGGITIKQPFQRRQWPYNTVNTGGTGGTATNAVTTSTTNPATIAGTTTAGNSISISSNSNPSNAGSNGNGNAAGSATAQPMVGVSVSASDPQTNTTNITAFGSTATSQTGSNFTATTTTNNNTAAAAVALLRVASGAGTSASLAVSPSNKLKRLQPTSASATASTAATAPPQPQPPTTTNGVQTDGTGKSNSNSNSTGGNHIAASAKRARPNQDGAKIVCKSVGTNTNGPPALVAVNSTTQKKLTQMAIVAASSSSSSSSTVSVASANNQPSIVLKSGGSVPLPTTTPSTTATILTAAAVASAIPTELAKANKITGYFKSQLKPPNTFHNLKKTIKTVAGRASALHQQKRKLLVDGSTEGSYPELTTSTKATAGGVFTGVSTTSNPAPFSEADVEKYLKLFNQQTLGGTTLTTTALEAVAVATLAASEAAVTAATNTAVPGTSAASSSTTTSNGIISKKVERKTARIAPTVSATRKISHTVQGGLGVGGSTGVAGQTKKPINIAPRTTTVSSTTAVYQHTIVAAPASGAISSSNNNNNTTTASVHHHHHQATTTTTTTQKTEQHPMLMGKGQPSPPVLLTTIRLPGPVAQQHAQSLPLPNVTVSQPQQPTAVTQTGAAAVVPQYKSIIPQPQPTPTSATTTKSMSGSKLGTAVSTAATTTIAPTAAVFQFHHHHHQLSGGGAAPGQIPNLVQISNLLPLAAAQQQAKLTGGASLTLATAASAAAMQQQQHQQQQQTASAAVSAAAAAAFALGAGTPTATAANLLVNANGINNGAAAGLIRSGAPNGAGPAGGPTPQLVMNATFIKIHQIQQQQQQQAAAAAAHQAAQQQQQQLMAAAACSVANATQQQQSFTMEASAMNMNFSGMFASKPTTTVVPYSCQPAAGRPSAYQPQNGAPTLYPAALNPFAAQQQQQQHPQQQQQQLIMTPSGGIFVNAAAIPAMINSQLSAAFTPASANIPALHPLQPPPMPPSSQGAGNGGNSGTTTGQLPNITAIIQQSNGGPAALTGSATGTAQQQQPQHHHHHHHHSLLANISPAILSNLQVAAAAFASSANNGTGVSANKLTLGQAATSAAATQFVPISAAAHYGTGTTLYAATTAGMNASALGIATSMQQHLAQQQQAIVSSAVQSLSPPPLVATVPTFTTTGKPIMNAMLNGVSSTVSTSSVAPSTALLTVAAPAGTQKPPVGGEPPGLVPVQLPKQPPTAVASSLASTAPLPKLVRSSTLTSRSIGSTQTPSVVIPAVAPSSPPALNPLTLDCGSSNDSGIVANSSDSEDKSLTIDLCSPGSPSDTSSAKKGEEGDEEEEEDQVHHHIHEHHHNHLHQHQQRRHLHHRRHVAGSVGSNKDDTRTTTSSRSSPLSTSSSEEFEDQLIVDHAVPATSTPATVASVAVSPFPPPLRLLSDVAVAAAEAEAALQSKHQQPHNHATNSTVLEIIRQKREQQQQPDQPPIKQEDDEDTCTSTVKPLAEEQQQSPQEAMSSSSSAADLQEDYSAASTPQSTSSSDGIVPPGTHQEPGQELEKKRQVQSSLDSRTTNSSPSSDQSHLSPPSIDTEMVLMSPFAPDATCAKSPILSQPKTIRFPAPSGTAPHHNFGRKGFRRSGDGRLYGVCYWRDCESKFDSSSQLLEHLQLAHINTQKDPPYACLWDGCKVHNKECTKFNWLEKHVLSHACSKLHKCIVEGCGMRFASQPMLLKHVNSHFANVDSNSSGKRSSDPPVPKVLRKTGKKLRYRRQPWSARRFDFFDSGVMEGLQHRLIRLGAIASGQGGAITFRGIQLGRRHIPKAGTEVLVRWYPAEILPDEWLPELTVGGKFVKQVSIHSLTIEQRNDLSDYLKQDRLNPTATAIVNPFAALHEHEFEQRIAASGSGSSSNLSSISSNSNSCSWSNNSNSFSNQTARFNCRSAPKQQRKRAKPSATDSNGCCSSQSITSSGFSSIFSTSLTSLSGGTSSVASNNNTVASSCGSSSREGSCGAMQLSSSSSSSTISFTSSSVSSSATSSSSSSSGVTKSSKSS